The Rudaeicoccus suwonensis sequence CATCAAGCAGATCGTCGACGAACGGGTGTCACCACCATCTCAGGGTGAGTTGCTGCAGTCCTTTGCCGCGATCTCCGCGGCGATCGACCGCCCGGCGGCGCAACAGAGGATGCGCACGATGGTGGCCGCCGGCTGGGGTGGCGCAACGGAGGCCGAACGAGATCACCCAGCGCTCGTCGGTGAACTGTCTGCGCGATTGGGAATGGAGTGAAAGCCCACGGCAGTGCCAGTTGGCACGGCTCGTGGCGGGAGGGCGGTGGGCAACTGTCCACCGCAAGTGGGTCGATGCACGCAGTCGGTTACACCTACGCGTCGCGCTTTGAGAGCACCGACGGAGTATCGCCCGAAGAACTGCTTGCCGCCTCGTACGCCGGCTGTCTCAATCAGGCATTCGCCAACGCATTCGGGTGGGGGAACTTCATCGCCGAGCGCATCGACACGACTGTCGAAGTGGAGACACTGTTGGGAATGCCCGACGGCCCACCCGGCCGGATACACATCACGATGCGGGCTTCGGTCGACGGCATCACCGAGTCGCAGTTCACGGGACTCACCAATGCCGCAAAGAACGGGTGTCTCATTGGCCGCATGCTCGGCGTGACCAGCACCATGGACGCCCAGCTCATCACGTCAGCTCCGGCCGGCGCCTGCACTGCGGGCGAGGCTTGACCTGAAGCGCCGCAACTGGACACGTCGCGTTTCCCAGGCCGCGCACTCGTCGTGACCTGCGAGGATGCAGCATCGCCGCATGCGAGGTCGCCGAATAGTCATTCTTCCGAACGGTTTTCGACCGCCGACAGCAGCGTGCGCAGAGCTGACGCCACGCGGTCGCGGTCACGTCCGGACAGGTTGCTGAGCAACTCGCGCTCGTGGTCGAGGAGTTCGACCATGGCGTCGTCGACGACGGCACGGCCGGAGTCGGTCAACTGCACGAGCACACCCCGCCGGTCGTTGGGCGCCGGCCGACGCCGAACGAAACCGCGCTTCTCGAGCCGGTCGACGCGGTTGGTCATCGTGCCGCTGGTGACCAGCGTCTGTTGAATGAGGGCACCCGGCGATAGTTCGTACGGCGAACCGACACGTCGCAGCGCGGAGAGCACGTCGAACTCCCAGCCGTCGAGGTCGTGGTCGGCGAACGCGGCACCGCGAGCCTGGTCCAGCAACCGCGCCAGCCGAGAGATGCGCGAGAGGACCTGCAGCGGCTCGACATCCAAGTCGCCTCGCTCGCGCCGCCACGCATCGACGATCTGGTCGACCTCGTCGCGTCGCCTTGTCATGTTCCCATTCTAGCTATCAAGTTTCTTGACATCGAGATAGATGAGACTATCTTGATATCAAGATATCTAATGAGGCGTAAGGAGCCTGCCGTGGCAACATGGGACCCGAAGCAGTATGAGCGTTTCGCTGATCTGCGCAACCGGCCGTTCATCGATCTGATCTCTCGAATCAGCGCCGAAAACCCCTCGTATGTCTACGATCTCGGGTGTGGCAACGGTCCGCTGACCTTGATGTTGGCGGCCCGTTGGCCGACTGCCACCGTGACGGGCGTCGACTCGTCGGCGGACATGCTGCGACGGGCGCGTGAGGTCGACGGCGCGGCGCGGGTGGCGTGGCAACAGGCGGACGTCGCGGACTGGGCGCCGGGCGCCGGCATACAGCCCGACGTGATCGTCACCAATGCGACCCTGCAATGGGTGCCGGGCCACCTGAGCCTGATCGCCGGTTGGCTCGACTGGTTGGCCGAAGGTGGGTGGTTCGCGATGCAGGTGCCCGGCAACTTCGATGCCGGCTCGCACCGGATCATCCGGGAGGTCGCCCGCGCGCACGACCGGGCTGCCGATCTGGAGGGCGCTCTGCGCGAGGACCCGGTCGCAACTCCCGAGGAGTATGCCGAAGTGCTGGCCACTGCCTGCGGTCATCTGGACGTGTGGGAGACCACGTATCTGCAGATCCTCGACCCCGCCGGAGACCAGCGCAGTCCGGTGCTGGAGTGGGTCAAAGGGACAGCACTACGACCGCTGCTCGATGTTCTCGAGGGCGCTGAGCAGGAGGAATTCATCGCCGAGTTGATCGAGCGTTTCGATGCGGAGTATCCCCGCCACGAGTATGGCGTGCCGTTCCCCTTCCGGCGCATCTTCGCCGTCGGCCGCAAAGGCGGATTCTGATGACGGTCATGGGTTTTCACCACATGCAAGTGGCATGTCCGGCCGGCTCGGAGGATGTGCTTCGCGCCTTTTACACCGGCGTTCTAGGGTTGCCGGAGATCGAAAAGCCGGCGGCACTGGCAGTGCGCGGAGGCTGCTGGTTCGGCGTCGGTGGGCAGCAGTTGCATCTCGGAGTGGAGCAGGATTTTCGGCCCGCCCGCAAGGCGCACCCGTGTCTACTGGTCGACGGTCACGACAGTCTTGACGAGGTTGCGGCTGCCGTCTCCGCCGCGGGTGGCGAGGTGCGTTGGGACGATCAGATCCCCGGCATACGTCGCTTCCACACCGACGATCCGGTCGGCAACAGGATCGAGATCCAGTCGGCGTGACGTCTCAGCGGGCCGCTGCTCGTGAGCCGATGCCGTCGAGTCCGTGCCACGCCATGGTCACCAGGTGGGCAGCCACCTCGTCGCGGGTGAACGACGAGCCGGACTCGGTCCACCACTCGCCGGTGAAGGCGATCATCCCGACGAGCATCTGCGCGTAGATCGGCGTAGGCCGATCGTCGAAACCGTTGCGTTTGAAGGCTTCTGCGAGGATGCCCTCCACCTGGCCGGCCACTGCGGACATCAGACTCGCCGCCGACCCGCTGGCATGCCAGGTCGGGGAGTCGCGCATCAGCACCCGAAAGGCTGCCGGTGAGGCTTCGATGTAGGTCAGCAGTGCAAGGGCAGTGCGTTCGAGGATCTCGCGTGACGTGCCATCGGTCTTCAGGGCCGACGTCAGTTGGGTGAGCAGGTCGCGCATCGCCCGGTCGACGATGACGGCATACAAACCCTCCTTGCCGCCGAAATGCTCGTAGATCAGCGGTTTGGTGACGCCCGCCGCGCTGGCGATGTCCTCGACCGTTGTCGGCTGGACTCCCTGTTCGGCGAACATCTCGCGCGCAACGCTGATCAACTGCTCGCGTCGGTCCGCCGCCGACAACCGTGCACGCTTCTTGGCCATGCACCCATTGTGTTGGCGATGTACCCAATGTGCCGATGCCGACGCGCTGCTTTACCCTTGTCCGGGTCCCGCCACGGGATCGTTCCCCGGTTGCTCTGCTGGCAGGGGCCGCCTGACTTTGAATCAGGATTAGCGACGTTGGTTCGATTCCAACCCGGGGAGCCAGCGCCATAAAGTCGCCGATGCGGCGAGTTCCGCGGAAGCCACGTCCCAGAAGTCGCCGATGCGGTCGTTTTTACTGCCTCAACAGGATCACCGGTCACAACAACCCCACCCGTCACACGTAAGTCGCCGATGCGGCGAGTTCCGCGGACGCTTTGCCAGAAGTCGCCGATGCGGTCGTTTTTACTGCCTCAACAGGATCACCGGTCACAACAACCTCACCCGTCACACATAAGCCGCCGATACGGTGAGTTCCGCGGGCGCTGCGCCCCTTAGAGATTGCGCGGGTAGGTGCTGGGTGTGGCGCCCACCGTATCCGCCATCGCCCTCCGTACGTCGCCGAATCGGCGACGTACGGGTGCCCGGGCTGGCCCCGGCACAGCGAGTGCATGGTCGAGATGACGATTACTTCCCAGTATCGCGACCGCGACCGGAAGTAATCGTCTTTCCAACCACCCCAGCGTTACTGCCGTGGCGTATGTGGCGGGTGGCAGTCACCGCACCACGCGAGGGGTCCTCGTCGTCGCCGCATCGGCGACTGATGCATGATGCGTGAGGCCTTCGGGGCTCATGCGACCCATGAGGCGACCCCTGGTGCCACATCGGCGAGGTACAGACTGTGCGGGCATGTACTCGGCGCTCGCCAGGAGCCGGCACGGTCGCGAGGAGCGGGCACCGCGTCTGTTACCAGTGGGATCTCCGCGTCCGCACCGAACGACGCCGAGCCCGAGCCGACCGACGACGCCTGGGTGAGGGATCTCCGCGTCCGCACCGAACGACGCACCCCGATCATCAACGCGTTCATCGCCCTGCCAAGACGATCACCATCACCCGGCTCCTCATCCGCACCGCCTGGACCACCCACCTGCCGACACCACCGCTGGAACCCAGACCCACACACCGGCCATGACCTACCCGCGCAATCTCTAAGTCGCCGATCCGGCGAGTTCCGCGGAAGCCACCTCCCAGACGTCGCCGATCCGGCGAGTTTGGCCGGCCAACGCCGCGAGCATCCTGGCCGGCAACGGGTGCGCTCATCCCCGACGCCAGTCGCGCCGTACCGCGAACTGCCGCCAGCCCGCCGTCCACCCCAATGGAAGGCCCCTCGCGTGCAGGGCGAGAGCAGCAGGCTCCGGCGGGTAGCATCCCCGGTGGGCCTCGCGGCCCGGCACCCGAATCCCCTCCGACCAGGAGCCATCCTCACGTGACCGCAACCCCCGCCGCCGTCATCGTCCTGTCCGCAGGCGACGGCACCCGGATGAAATCACGGCTGAACAAGGCCCTCCACCGCATCGGTGGCCGCACCCTCGTCGGCCACGCGGTCGCGGCGGCCGCCGGTACCGGCGCGTCATACGTCACGGTCGTGGTGCGAGCGCAAAAAGACGACGTCGCCGCCGCTGCGCGCGCCGTGGTCGAGAAGGTGCTCATCGCCGAGCAGGACGACGTCTACGGCACCGGCCGCGCGGCCGAATGCGGCCTGCAGACACTGCCGCCAGATCTCACCGGCACCGTGCTGGTCACCACCGGCGACACCCCGCTGCTCGATGCCCGCACTTTGCTGCAACTGACCGCCGAGCACGAGGCCAGCGCCGCCGCCGTCACCGTCATCACCGGCGTGCTCGACGACGCCACCGGCTACGGGCGCGTCGTGCGTGACGACCACGGCAATGTGCGCGCCATCGTCGAGCACAAACAGGCCACCGAGGAGCAACGGCAGATCAACGAATTCAACTCGGGTCTGTTCGCGTTCGATGCCGCCGTGCTGCGGCAGGCACTGGCCGAGGTCGGCGTCAACAGTGCGGCAGGGGAGAAGTACCTCACCGATGTCGTCGAGGTCGCTGTCGGTCACGGATTGCTGGTGCGGGCGCATGTGCTCGACGATCTGTGGCAGACCGAGGGTGTCAACGACAAGGCCCAGCTGGCCCGTCTCGGTGCCGAGCTCAACCGCCGCACTCTGGACAAGCTCATGCGCGAGCAGGGCGCCGTCATCGAGGACCCCGCCAGCACCTGGGTCGACGTCGAGGTCACCGTGGGTGCCGACACGATCGTGCACCCCGGCTGCCAGCTGTATGGCGCAACCTCCATCGGCGCCGGCTGCGAGATCGGCCCCGACACCACATTGAAGGACACCGAGGTCCGTGACGGTGCCAGCGTCATACGTACGCACGCCGATCTCGCGCTCATCGGGCAGGACGCCACCGTCGGCCCGTTCTCGTATCTGCGGCCGGGCACGACGCTGGGCGCCGGCGGCAAGATCGGCGGTTTCGTCGAGACCAAGAACGCCCAGATCGGTGACGACGCCAAGGTGCCGCACCTGACCTACTGCGGCGACGCGGTGATCGGGGCGGGGACCAACATCGGTGCCGGCACGATCTTCGCCAACTACGACGGTGTCAACAAACATCAGACGAGGGTCGGCGAGAACTCCTTCGTCGGCAGCAACAGCGTCATCGTGGCGCCTCGCACGATCGGTGACGGGGTGTATGTCGCAGCCGGTTCCGCGGTGGTCGAGGATGTCGAGCCCGGCCAGCTGGGGGTCACCCGCGCCCATCAGCGCAATGTCGACGGATGGGTGTTCCGACGTCGCGCAGACACCGCAACGGCGACCTCGGCGAAGCAGGCGATCGACCGCGCGGCTCATGAAGAGTCCACGGAAACTGAAGAACCGCAAGGGAACTGAGCTGATGTCGACTGGAATGAAGCGCGCCACCGAGAAGAACCTCATGGTGTTCTCCGGGCGTGCGCACGCCGAGCTCGCGCAGGCCGTGGCCGCCGACCTCGGCACCGAACTCGTGCCGACGGAGTTGCGTGACTTCGCCAACACCGAGATGTATGTGCGCTTCGAGGAGTCGGTTCGCGGGTGCGACGCCTTCGTCATACAGAGCCACACCGAACCGATCAACAAGTGGATCATGGAGCACCTGTTGATGGTGGATGCGTTGAAGCGCGCGAGCGCCAAACGCATCACGGTTGTCACACCGTTCTACGGATACGCCCGTCAGGACAAGAAGTCCCGTGGCCGCGAGCCGATCAGCGCGCGACTCATGGCCGACCTGTTCAAGACCGCGGGCGCCGACCGGCTGATGGCGGTGGATCTGCACACCGACCAGATCCAGGGATTCTTCGACGGCCCCGTCGACCATCTGCAGGCGTTGCCGATCCTCACCGACTACGTGGCGCGCAAGTACGGCCGTGAGCAGCTGACGATCGTCTCGCCGGATGCCGGCCGCATCAAGGTCGCCGAGGCCTGGTCGAAGCGCCTGGATGACGCGCCGCTGGCGTTCATCCACAAGACGCGCGACGTGACGCGCTCCAACCAGAGCGTCGCCAACCGTGTGATCGGCCGCGTCGAGGGACGCACCTGCATCCTGGTCGACGACATGATCGACTCCGGCGGCACGATCTGCAATGCCGCCGAGGCGCTGATGGCTGACGGCGCGGCCAGCGTCGTCATCGCGGCCACCCACGCGATCTTCTCGAATCCGGCGGCGGCCAGGCTGCGGGACTCGGTCGCCCGTGAGGTGATCATCACCGACACCTTGCCGATCACAGCGGACAAGGGCTTCGAGAAGCTCACCCCACTGTCGATCGCGCCGCTGCTCGCGCAGGCCATCCGCGAGGTCTTCGAGGACGGCTCGGTCACCTCGATGTTCCAGGCCTGAGGCACCCGTAGTCGTCGTTTCGATTTGGGGGCGGGCGGCCCCACGTCATACGATCGTCGGCGTTGCCTCGGCGAGGGACGTCGCGTGGACGTCCGTGATCGACAAGGTGCCATCGACATCCGGTATGTCGTCTGCGCCCCGATCCGGCCTCTGTTCATCCGCCCGCGCCACGTCCCGCGTCGAGGCATGAGACCCCACATCGTTCACGAACGTAAGGAATCACCATGGCTCAGCACGAAATTCGTCTGGACGCGCAGCTGCGCTCCGAGTTCGGCAAGGGTGCGGCTCGCCGCATCCGTCGCGACAACAAGATCCCGGCCGTGCTCTACGGCCACGGCACCGACCCGGTCCACCTGACCCTGCCGGGCCACGAGACGATGCTCGCTCTCAAGAACGCCAACGCGATCCTGACGCTGTCCTTCGACGGCAAGGAAGAGCTCGCTCTGGCCAAGGACGTGCAGCGCGACGCGATCAAGCCTGTCATCGACCACGTCGACCTGGTCATCGTCAAGCGCGGCGAGAAGGTCACCGTCGACGTGCCGGTGCACGTGGACGGCGAAGCCGCCCCCGAGACCAACGTGGTCGTCGAGAACGGCACACTGTCGGTCGAGGCCGACGCGCTGAGCATCCCCGAGTCCGTCGTGGTGTCCGTCGAGGGCCTGGGGGCCGGCAGCCAGATCCTGGCCAAGGATGTCACCCTCCCCGCCGGCGTCACCCTGGCCGCCGACGAGGAACTGCTGGTCGTCAACGTCACCGCGCAGGTCACCGCCGAGGCGCTCGAGGCGGAACTGGCCGAAGCCGAGGCTGAGGCCGGCATCGAGAAGGACGAGTCCGATGACGAGGCCGCCGAGGGCGACGCCCCGGCCGCCGAGGACGCGGAGAAGACCGAGGACTGAGTCCCAGGCGTCCTGCCTGTTGCGCAAAGGCCCGGTCGTCCCGCTGCAGCGGGACGACCGGGCCTTTCAACGCCTGCACACCCGCTGCGGCATACTCGCTGATTGTGACCGACACCGCGCCCTGGCTCATCGTGGGGCTCGGTAACCCCGGCCCCACCTACGCCGGCAATCGCCACAACATCGGCGCGATGGTCATCGAACGTATGGCGCAGGATGCCGGCGTCGCCCTGCGTGCACACAAGGCGCACGCTCGCGCCGCCTCCATCCAGTTGGCCGGAGAGCGGGCGATCATCGCGGTTCCTGGGTCGTACATGAATGAGTCCGGCGGTCCGGTGAGCGGATTGATGAAGTTTTTCAAGGTGCCGCTGGACCGGTTCATCGTCATCCACGACGAACTCGACATCGACTTCGGCGTGCTGCGGCTCAAACGAGGTGGCGGCGAGGGCGGCCACAACGGACTGCGGTCGATCTCCGGATCACTGGGCAGTCGCGACTACCTGCGCGTGCGCGTGGGCATCGGACGGCCGCCGGGGCGGATGGATGCTGCGACCTACGTGTTGAAAGACTTCGCGTCGACCCAGCGCCAGGAACTTGAGTTTCTCATCCCTGCTGCGGTCGAGGCGACGGAACTGCTGCTGCAGCGGGACCTTGCCGATGCCCAGAACGTCGTCCACAGCCGCTGACGAAAGTTTTTTTCCACGATCTTCCGCCCGCTCCGCGGGCGTCGCGGCGACCCTCCGTCGGACCCGCCACGGACGCGTCCAGTCGTCGTCGCTGACGGCGCACCACGTGCGAATCCGCTTGCGCACCAACGGTTGACGCTCTCTTGGTGAACCGGTTTTGCCATCTGTCAGGATTTCCTCAGTAAACCTATTCTTATCCGTGTTTAGACGCTCGTATGGGACGACGGTCCAGAGACTTTCCTGTCAAGTGGTTGAAAGTGGTCAGAAGTTCTCGAATCGTCCCGTAAGCTTTCGCCTCGGATACGTATTGGACGCTCGTATAGGGGAGATCTGATGAGCACTACGCCGCATGGCGTCACCCGCCGTTCGAGGTCGGCTGGACAGACGCAGGACACGGTGCCGACCGCTGGCCGCGCCGGCCGTCGCACGGCGCGCGGTCTGTCGCTCGTGGCCGCAGTCGCCGTCGTCGGCCTGTGCGCCGGTTGCGGCTCGTCCGGCAAGGTCGCGGCGTCCGCCAGTAGTACCGCGTCCGCCGGCACGCAGAGCTCAGCTTCCGCCAGCGCCTACCCATCGTCGTCGGGTACCGCGTCCGCGCCGTCGAGTCCGCTCGCCGGGGCCGCCAAGCCCGTGGTCCGGGACGGTAAGACGCCGCACCCGACGATCACTGCGGCGACGGCGAGTTTCGACACATCCGTGACGTATCCGACGGGTGTCGTCCTGACGATCACCTCGATCAAGCAGGCGAAGGAAACCGGCCAGGGGCCGGGAGTCTTCGCCAATGCGCCCATCACGGAGGTGACGGTGAAATTCACCAACGGTTCGAAGTCGACCATCAACCTTGAGCAGGTCGTCGTCCAGATGACCTACGGCAGCCCGGCGCGCATCGCATCACCGGTCTACAACACCTCCGCCGTCGACTTCAGCGGTTCGGTGCGACCGGGGGCCTCGCAGACCGCGACATACGTCTTCTCGATCCCTTCAGCTGGCCTGAAGCACAACACGATGACCGTCGACTTCGACGGGACATACGCAGCGGCGGACTTCACCGGTTCGGTGCAGTAAGTCAACCGGCCGCCCGGGCCATCCCGGGTTGCCACCTCCACCCATTCAGTTGCTTTCTGCACAATTCCTGGAGTAACAAGCATGAACGCTCACGGTCCGTCAGGACTTCGCCGCCCGGGTACGCGGCTTTCGGTCGCCATCCTCGTCTTCGCGTTGGCGGCTCTCGGCATGATCACTGTCAGCCCGGCGGCGAAGGCCGACACCGCCCCGCCGAGTGGCACCCCCGCCACGGTCAGCGCAGATGCGCTGCCCACCTGGCAGATCAACGGTGTGGTGTGGAGTCAGGTGACGGTGGGCAACATCGTCTACGCCACCGGCAGCTTCACCACGGCCCGCCCGCCGGGTGTGGCACTGAACGGTCCTGGACAGATCAACGTGGGCAATCTCATCGCCTACAACATCACCACCGGCAACCTGATCACTTCGTTCAACCACGTGCTCAACGCGCAGGGCCTGACGATCACCGCGTCACCGGACGGCTCGCGCGTCTATGTCGGCGGTGACTTCACCACCGTCGACGGCATCGCTCGTTCGCACATCGCGGCGTTCGACACCGCGACCGGTGCACTCGACACCTCGTTCGCGCCGTCGATCAACGGCGAGGTGCGTGCCATCGTCGCCACCAACACCACGGTGTATGCCGGTGGTGCGTTCATGAGCGCGGCCGGTGTCGCCCGTACCCGGCTGGCGGCGTTCACCGCGTCCAACGGCACGATGCTGCCGTGGGCACCGACGGCCGACAACGGTTACGTCTGGGCCATGGTCATCACGCCCGACCAGAGCAAGGTCGTCATCGGCGGCCAGTTCAGCACGCTTAGCGGCCAGTCGGTCTACGGCATGGGCGCCGTCGACGCGACCACGGGCGCAGTGCAGCCGTGGGCTGCGAACGCGACGATCCAGGATTACAACAACGGCGCGATCGACACGCTCACGACCGATGGCAACCAGATCTACGGCGGCGGTTTCGCCTATGGTGCCGGTGCCACGTTTGAGGGCACGTTCGCACTCAATCCCAACACCGGCGCGATCAACTGGCTCAACGACTGCCAGGGCGACACCTATGGCACGCTGCCGGTCGGGCAGGTGCTCTACACCGTCAGCCACGCGCACAACTGCCAGATGATCGGTGCCTTCCCGCAGAGCAACCCGTGGGCGATCAACCAGCGCCACGCACTGGCGTTCACGACCTATCCGACCGGCACCAACTCTGGCCCGGACGAATACGGTTGGAACTACGCGGGAATTCCGGATTCCTCACTGCTGCAATGGTTCCCACAGTTGTACACCGGCACCTACACCGGCCAGGACCAAGCGGCTTGGTCGGTCACCGGCAACTCGCAGTACATCGCCCTCGGCGGTGAGTTCCCCGGCGTCAACTACAAGTCACAGCAGGGCCTGACCCGGTTCGCGATCTCGAGTCTGGCGCCGAACAAGATGGGCCCGGTCGCCGCGACCGGTTCCACGAACCCGGTGGCGATTCCGTTGGCCGGCAACTCGATCCGGGTGAGCTGGCAGTTGCCGTGGGATCCGGACAACAACACCCTGTACTACAAGGTCTACCGCTCCGGCACGACAGCGCCGGTGTACACCACGACGCAGAACTCCAACTACTGGACAAACCCGACGGTCGGCTTCATCGACACGACTGCACCCGCGGGCGGCAGTTACACCTATACGGTCGTGGCGAGTGATCCCTTCGGGAACACACTGACGTTACCGGCGACCAACAGCGTCACCCCAGGCA is a genomic window containing:
- a CDS encoding ribose-phosphate diphosphokinase, yielding MSTGMKRATEKNLMVFSGRAHAELAQAVAADLGTELVPTELRDFANTEMYVRFEESVRGCDAFVIQSHTEPINKWIMEHLLMVDALKRASAKRITVVTPFYGYARQDKKSRGREPISARLMADLFKTAGADRLMAVDLHTDQIQGFFDGPVDHLQALPILTDYVARKYGREQLTIVSPDAGRIKVAEAWSKRLDDAPLAFIHKTRDVTRSNQSVANRVIGRVEGRTCILVDDMIDSGGTICNAAEALMADGAASVVIAATHAIFSNPAAARLRDSVAREVIITDTLPITADKGFEKLTPLSIAPLLAQAIREVFEDGSVTSMFQA
- a CDS encoding methyltransferase domain-containing protein — encoded protein: MATWDPKQYERFADLRNRPFIDLISRISAENPSYVYDLGCGNGPLTLMLAARWPTATVTGVDSSADMLRRAREVDGAARVAWQQADVADWAPGAGIQPDVIVTNATLQWVPGHLSLIAGWLDWLAEGGWFAMQVPGNFDAGSHRIIREVARAHDRAADLEGALREDPVATPEEYAEVLATACGHLDVWETTYLQILDPAGDQRSPVLEWVKGTALRPLLDVLEGAEQEEFIAELIERFDAEYPRHEYGVPFPFRRIFAVGRKGGF
- a CDS encoding TetR/AcrR family transcriptional regulator, whose translation is MAKKRARLSAADRREQLISVAREMFAEQGVQPTTVEDIASAAGVTKPLIYEHFGGKEGLYAVIVDRAMRDLLTQLTSALKTDGTSREILERTALALLTYIEASPAAFRVLMRDSPTWHASGSAASLMSAVAGQVEGILAEAFKRNGFDDRPTPIYAQMLVGMIAFTGEWWTESGSSFTRDEVAAHLVTMAWHGLDGIGSRAAAR
- a CDS encoding VOC family protein; translated protein: MTVMGFHHMQVACPAGSEDVLRAFYTGVLGLPEIEKPAALAVRGGCWFGVGGQQLHLGVEQDFRPARKAHPCLLVDGHDSLDEVAAAVSAAGGEVRWDDQIPGIRRFHTDDPVGNRIEIQSA
- the glmU gene encoding bifunctional UDP-N-acetylglucosamine diphosphorylase/glucosamine-1-phosphate N-acetyltransferase GlmU, translated to MTATPAAVIVLSAGDGTRMKSRLNKALHRIGGRTLVGHAVAAAAGTGASYVTVVVRAQKDDVAAAARAVVEKVLIAEQDDVYGTGRAAECGLQTLPPDLTGTVLVTTGDTPLLDARTLLQLTAEHEASAAAVTVITGVLDDATGYGRVVRDDHGNVRAIVEHKQATEEQRQINEFNSGLFAFDAAVLRQALAEVGVNSAAGEKYLTDVVEVAVGHGLLVRAHVLDDLWQTEGVNDKAQLARLGAELNRRTLDKLMREQGAVIEDPASTWVDVEVTVGADTIVHPGCQLYGATSIGAGCEIGPDTTLKDTEVRDGASVIRTHADLALIGQDATVGPFSYLRPGTTLGAGGKIGGFVETKNAQIGDDAKVPHLTYCGDAVIGAGTNIGAGTIFANYDGVNKHQTRVGENSFVGSNSVIVAPRTIGDGVYVAAGSAVVEDVEPGQLGVTRAHQRNVDGWVFRRRADTATATSAKQAIDRAAHEESTETEEPQGN
- a CDS encoding 50S ribosomal protein L25/general stress protein Ctc, producing MAQHEIRLDAQLRSEFGKGAARRIRRDNKIPAVLYGHGTDPVHLTLPGHETMLALKNANAILTLSFDGKEELALAKDVQRDAIKPVIDHVDLVIVKRGEKVTVDVPVHVDGEAAPETNVVVENGTLSVEADALSIPESVVVSVEGLGAGSQILAKDVTLPAGVTLAADEELLVVNVTAQVTAEALEAELAEAEAEAGIEKDESDDEAAEGDAPAAEDAEKTED
- a CDS encoding MarR family winged helix-turn-helix transcriptional regulator; protein product: MTRRRDEVDQIVDAWRRERGDLDVEPLQVLSRISRLARLLDQARGAAFADHDLDGWEFDVLSALRRVGSPYELSPGALIQQTLVTSGTMTNRVDRLEKRGFVRRRPAPNDRRGVLVQLTDSGRAVVDDAMVELLDHERELLSNLSGRDRDRVASALRTLLSAVENRSEE
- the pth gene encoding aminoacyl-tRNA hydrolase — encoded protein: MVTDTAPWLIVGLGNPGPTYAGNRHNIGAMVIERMAQDAGVALRAHKAHARAASIQLAGERAIIAVPGSYMNESGGPVSGLMKFFKVPLDRFIVIHDELDIDFGVLRLKRGGGEGGHNGLRSISGSLGSRDYLRVRVGIGRPPGRMDAATYVLKDFASTQRQELEFLIPAAVEATELLLQRDLADAQNVVHSR
- a CDS encoding OsmC family peroxiredoxin, producing MKAHGSASWHGSWREGGGQLSTASGSMHAVGYTYASRFESTDGVSPEELLAASYAGCLNQAFANAFGWGNFIAERIDTTVEVETLLGMPDGPPGRIHITMRASVDGITESQFTGLTNAAKNGCLIGRMLGVTSTMDAQLITSAPAGACTAGEA